DNA sequence from the Coffea eugenioides isolate CCC68of chromosome 9, Ceug_1.0, whole genome shotgun sequence genome:
TGCATGGTCTCGGTCTCAAGTATTCGACCCAAAAACGGATATGCTCTGATGCAATCAAAATCGAATAACTCAAATCTTAGGCTTTGATTCATACATGAACAAAATGGGGAAGCagactagttttattttttccttaaatgctttattctctttttttttttagggtaaaaaataaaaaagccccATGTGATAAACCTAATATATAGAAAAGTCCCTTGTGGTTTTAAAATATACAATACGACACCAcgtactttgaactaaattgtaaaggtaaCGGAATCcattaaacttaacggaaatggacgaaatgaccaaaatgcccaaatataattaagcaaaagacagctcaaaaaaatcatttgttttattctctaaatagagagaattgagggttaaggaGTAGAACaggtatatttgttaaaaattaggtataaaatttttttttttaggttccaataagtcatttccgttaagtttaacggattccgtcacctttacaatttagttcaaagtatggagtgtcgtgttgtatattttgaaactatgGGGGCTTTTTTGTATACTAGGTTTACCACATGGGGCTGTTTtgtaatttgcccttttttttaCCATGAAACAAATAAGATCTTAAAATGAAGTACTTCATGGGTACAAACTCTCACTCGTTCCCATTGAGACAATTAGACTGCAGAATCAATCTTTCGGAGCAAATCTCTTCTAGGATCAGTTTTCCTCTCCTCATGGTATCAGTTTCCCTTCTAATCTTCTCATCTTCTAAGATCAGTTTACTATCACCGTTGCCCACAAGAACAGTGTATTAATACCAGTCAATATGAATGATATGCATATGAGATTGAACTCCAAATATCACTACTAGTATTGGTAGTAGTTCGGTTGAAGTTTTCTAGTAAATAATTATAGTAGTTGGATTAAGGCAGGTCATATACAGTTATATACAAAGTATCTCTTGGTAGACGATAAAAATTTATTATCTATGCTATATATAAGGGTTGAGAAACGGGTTTGGAATTAACATTGCAGTTAACATTTATTATCACTTTATGAACTTATAAAAAACTACTTTATTTTAACTATCTATAATTACTCAtgactatttttatttttaactatTTAAGTATATGTTTTCAACGTAATTACCCCTAAACATTATACCtacaaatataaaattattttatgaataatatttaaaaagtttGCTTCAGtaacaaaaattttatttaaaatatatgaccataaatattatgtattttttgattGCACATACATTAGGTGTGTATTGAGCACTAGTACATAGTAACTGAAAAGAGTCAGAATAGTTATAACTTCCACGAAATCACTCGTCCCACAACTCCTATATTACTTCCTATTTTTGTGGCAATGCTTTCAAACTGTTTtacatttcttttgttttcttaataGACAGAAATTAATCAGTGAAAGAGTACACTAGTGTAAGTAAATTTCTGGTAACTTAGAAACCATTTCTCAACCTCCACTAATCACAGACGTTGGTTACTTGAGATTAGGAAATATGATTTGTCAAATAACTTCCCATTAGTTCCCTTCCACTAATATACTACTACTGTGGAGGATTTTATATATACTAGCATTTTAACCCGTGCTATGCACGGgttatatttcaaatcaaaataatattgtatatatttatatattgtggtacgaaataatatatatatatatatatatactgaaAATTTTTAAGAAGTGTATGCTTAacatgttgaaaaaaaaattaatttataatgTTTACATGATAGAGGAATTGTTAACGCATTTAAGAAGATGATTAGATTAGATTGGATGGTAAGGTgagaaaaaattttttaaaaaaaatttatcaataTCCGATAAAATATATTATGTTATACCCATATATCAAAACTtataatataagaaaataaattataaccaatttattttcttcaatttttagaaaaaaaattatttctccTATCCTGTGCCCTAAAATTGTTGACTGCATTTAGATTAGtatttttcataaattttaacgtagatttaaaaaaaatctctatAATATGTATTTTTAGAATTCTCAAAATTATTGAAAATCACCATCCTTGTGTAGATTTCATATCCCTGCGaccctttcttcttttcctctttcttcaCTCATTCTTGTAACCCACATTTCTTCTTCAACCTTTCCTTCCACTTTTCTACTCCTCACCATTCGGTTCCCTTCCCCGCCTACCCAACCTCTAGATTCATATCCCTGTGACCCAATATATTTAACTTTACCTATCATAATGAAAatataaaactgaaaattgataACAATGGTTGCAATTATTAGCATCtaaaaattgaaatgaaaaactGATAATATCTATAATACCCTCAAGTAGtacaatcaatatatatatattaacataGGAAATACATATTTACATATGAAGACAGCAATaagaatacataaaataattaatgatacCAAAAGTTTTCCTTAGTGTTTGGGTTTTGCATTCTTATTCAAATCTAATCAGGGTCAAATTTGGGTtagatatatacaaattaagtaGTATCTTAAGGTCAAATGTTCTATATCTTGCTCTTAGACTATAAtcttactttttaaaaatttttggtagaattagtgttgttattatcattattttttttttatcaaaaatgaatatttcaaataaaaatttccaCGTTAAAAGACCAGTGGTACTTTGTTTTATATttagtgatttcataatttaAATTTCATGAATGGTACCATTCTTGATGTTTTAAATCCACAACATTatttcgtttttgttttctatttaatttcaccatTTTACTTAGAATTACTaagttaaaagataaaatattatcatttacttttttacttttactaagtttggcaatgttttttctttatttaccCTTCCACTAATAAACTTCAAATTAAATTTCTATATAAGTGGAGCCACTTTTTGCTTATTTAAATTAGAAAGGCACGAAAGCCACATCTTACTTAGGAAAATGTTATTTacactccattttttattatttgcaaTTCCACCATTTATTTGATTATATAGTCCAATTAATGAAAACATTATGATCAAAATGATCATTGACGTGTGAATAACAAAAATGGGAGTGTAAATAACATTTTCCCTTACTTACTTAAATTAAGAAGGCATGAAAAGGATATTATATTTGTTATCTCTTCTTATGATCTTATAGAAGTCTTAATTGGAGTAGAATTGTAAATAACACATTGCAATTAGGAATGCGATGAGTTGAAGTTCAAATAGGATAACATGCACATTAACTCACAATttgaaatgaagtgattttaaaAAGCAACAaacaaattgataaatttttttttagaaaattcttCTCACCTTACCATCCAACCTAACCCTCTCCTTAAATGAGTTAACAATTCCTCTATCATATAAAcattataaattaaaattttttcaacatGTTAAGCATACACTTCTTAAAAAGTTttagtgtgtgtatatatatatatattattctgTACcacaatatacaaatatatataatattattttgatttgaaataggTTAAAATGCTAGTTAACtaacaatttgaaatgaaatgattttaaaaaataaccaacaatttcAAATGTGAAGAGTAGATGTGGAGATTTTTTACTAAAAATTACTTCTCAAATTTGGTAAATTGCAGGTTTCTCAAATGAAATTATGTTGTTATCTCTTATTATTGGGTTGGAGGAGTTTTAATTGGAGCGAAATTGTTAATTGAAGGAATATTAATTGAAGTGGGAAGGTATGTGAAGGGAGGAGTGTTAGTTGAAGTGGAATTCTTATTTGATGGAAACGTGGTAGCGTGTTTCAAATGTGGACATGATGTATTTTACGaaataaattaaatgtaaaatgctagaaaattgGAATTGAGAGTGGAAAGATGTGTGGAGGCTTGTTGCTAAAAATCctttctcaaatttatatagatatagatacatatatatatatgtttttgtaTTCAGCCAAAAGAATGTTTTTTATCAGTTTTGTCAATTGACTTTTGCTGATTAAATAAACCTAATCACAGAACTAACCTCAAAAGCCAAAAGAATGTTGATTATCACATTTTCAATATATTTTTAACAAACCAAAAGTTGACAATACGAAGAACTTAGGATTAAAAGACCTGTCCCTACTCTATATCAATTTAAATGAGATTATATACTATTAGGATAGCATATACACATTATTGTCATCAatgataaattttatgattgaTTCGACCTTTTCTGTCCAATTACACCGTACTCTAATTTCTAACCTTGTCCGCTGGCCCCCGCTTCACGTTTCAATTCAACTAATGTTTCCCTCAAATCTTTCAGTCGTAGCAAAAGGATTCTATGCTATACAATATCCTGGTTTTCCAATCCCAAAAGAGCACAACATGATTGTTAAGTTCATTTTTGTCTACAAAATACCATAATCATATTTCATCATCACGCATGTCAAAAAACCACACTGATATTTTGTTATGCACAAGCCATATTTTAAGGCACGGTCATATGCATTTgtcaaaaagaaattgaaagatGTATCAAATTAAGAGCAAAAAGATATTTCGTTCTAAAACTTCAACATTTGTCAGCATacaatatgcaaaaaaaaaaaaaaaaaaaaaatggatggaCAGTAGCTAGAAGTACATTTAGATGTATAGCATGATACATCTAGAAAAAGCCGTTTAAAATGTCCTTTACATTtcgtcaaataaattttttcatcattcacttttaaaatattaactttacgtcccttacaagtttaaattaacaaaatttagtCCTAACCtaaattttttatcattttttagtTTCAAATCACCACATGACCAACATAcagtcatttttttttatgtactaAAGGTCAAAATCCCACTCTTTTAGTTTCAAATCcattaagtttaacggattccatcatctttacaatttaattcaaaGTACGGAGTGTCatgttgtatattttaaaattatgggagcttttctgtatattaggtTTATCACATGAGATTTTTTTGTAGTTTACCCTAGATTTATAGCTGTTAAAAATCTACGTTGGAACCAAATTTTACTGACTATATTGTAAAGGACGTAAATTACCGTTTTACAAGTAAatgacgaaaaaatttatttggtgAAATGTGAGAGATGTTTGAATAATTTTCCCATATATCTAAGAAAAACTTTGAAATGGATGGGTTGATTCATTCATGTAAAACGTAAAACGGGGCAATTAGAAATTGAACTATAACTTGGAGGGGGGAAATTGTAACAAAAACTAAAAGCTTTGTCAAGTAGTCCATAGAAAAACTGAAAATCATGTATAAGTGCTAGGTACCACTGGGACCCACGAGAAACATGTCGAGTAGAGGAGGAGACTCACCGCCACCAGCCGGTGACATTGGCATTTCTTTCCCGGAGTGCGACCGCCTCCACCGGGCCTTAACAGATTGCCACCGGCGGATCTCGGCGGGTCCACCTCGGCAGGCGGCATGCCGCCACCTGAATCACTCTCTAGCCCAGTGTTTAGTAGCTGTAGCTTGTCCAAATGAATCAGAAGCCGTCCGGAACCTCTGCTCCAGCGGCGGCACCGCCCTCAAGCGCCAACAGTGCCGGCAGGCTCAGCAATCTCTCGCTGTCTGCCTCTCCTCGCATCAGCTTCAAGAATCCTAACTTCCAGATTGAACTCTGCAGAATTCTGCATCTTCCATAATTTTCTTCGCAAGTATATGCAGTTTACTGTTATAGTTGAggcttttttttaaaatgtgaATCGATTACTATACTCTGATGTGTAGGTATATATGTTTTGAATGCTCATTCCTATGGGAGACGTTTGGCAAAATTTCTTTCTAGAGTTAAAGATTTATTCTGAAATCTTTATAAGGACAAAAGGTTATTTTcgagtgaaaaaaaaatcactgtTAAAAGTTTATtctgaataaaaacaaaaaagtagtAGACAACTACTAgaacatattttattttcataatttaaGAAGGATTATCAAATATAAGGATTATCAAATACTTAGGAAGGCGGCATGTATTAATTTTATGAGCAGACAAGGTTGCAAAGGAGAGCTTTCTAAGTTTTCGCATTTTCTGGGATGATTTTTGAGTTGTTGGTCATTTTTATTCATTGTTGAGGAAGAATTCAGTTTGAGGTATCAGATTATACTTGCAGTTTATGGTATGATGTAGTCTACAATTAAGGGTTGTCCTTTTGGCTTGCCGAGATTGTTATGGACTATGATATTTTTTGAGCTCATGTGTTGCCAATCTTCTTTTTAGTGTTATAGTTGCTTTATTAAGACAgaaactgcatttttttttttgtggtcaTCTGCCTATGAAGTTTACCACCTGAATGGTCTACCACTACCAGTATATCACAACCTATTAAGGGATGATAGCTCTGTATTGATTATTGAAGTTTGAGTTTGGAACTCGAGTTTCTTTTAACGTTTACAATGAAGAACTGGTGCCAACCTGGTTAGGATTTATCTGAACCTTTGAAACTGAAAGACGAGACTGGGAAGAATGTATTTCTGGATTAAGTTTTTGTcactttttaaatattttcttatttttgttacCAGAATAGTGCTCTTTAAGAATTTCCGGGATTGAAATTTACTCTTGTTGTACCTTTGGTGATAGACATTCAAGTCATGTGAGGCTTTTAGTCTTCTATATTTCAGATATGGTTTACTATGCTCTCAATTTGGCTTGGTCAAATTTGTTGTACATGTGTGAATTCTACATTTATCCAATTTCTGCTCTCATTCTTATGGGATAATAATCTACAAGTTATGTGCATATAGTGCTTGATTATGTTGATTCAGTGATCATTTTATTTAAGTATAAACTTTTACCTCGGTTATATTTGAGAAGATGATCGGCCTTGGTGTCACAGTGTTGTCTTGCAGTAGATAGTAGCGCTTGCTGCTGCTTAGATATACCTTTTCTTGGAGCAATAGACACTGATTTAGAAAGAATCTAGTCCTGCTGCATATCTATGCAGGACATGAGGAATCTGATTCCAGCTATGTAGCTGTTTTCTTTAGAGGATGTGTGCTTGTTTTCTCCTTGATTTAGTGGGAACAAGAGGATCTAAGTAGCTATCCTACAAGTCATTAATATGTAATGGAAGCATAATTTACTTGTAAGTACCTGTTATACAAGAGCGGTATACTGGATGATGGTTATTTTGGAAAATGTATGTTGTCAAGTGAATGGATCACCTGCAAAAGAATAATTGTGTGAGATGTCTTTATGACAAAGGTTATCCTGGAAGAGTTATACTTCTTCTGAGGAATGGATGCCATTATGTATTTGATTAAGCTTGTGTACCCATCCTTCTAATGGCTTTCAGAAGAGATTAACCATTATCAAATTTGAAGTTTTGCGTTGGCATTGCCATGTTTACAGTATAACACTGCAATGGCACAACGTATAAGGATCATCAGGAGCATTGCTAACAATAGTCAAATTCATGAAGAAAAACTACAAAGAAGACAAGGAGAGGGTCGGAGGAATTAAGCATCATaacataaagaaaaaaaaatgagagagtCTAAGGAAAGCATAATAGCCTCATTCACCACTTAACCACGGTGAATAACACCTCAAGGCCAGCTCAATTTTTACTGATCAGTTGAAGCACTGTACTAGCAGAAATAGGCGATTGCATTTAGATTGTTttgttttgggtattttttgaaatttattatTTGGAATTTTATCTGTTGAAATATTTGGGAAAAAATCGTTTCGCTTGCTTGTCTTCTAATGCATCTACTGACCTCCAAGGGAGTCGTAATAATTGATCTTTGAGGAAGACTAGGCATACTGTACCAGTAATGGCATCATTCCCCCCATTGTCTAAACTAGTCCAACATCAACACTTAACACCATCCACAAAAACTGCGAAACAGAAGAATTTACAGTACCACCAAAAGTTAACCACACATTGAATGCAAACATCACATAGCAGCTTAGTTTCATCGGCACCGCAAAAGACCAAAACAAGGATCAGAACTCCTTTTTTAAGTTTACATGAACCACTAATTCACAGCCAACTAACAAAAGGGTTAAAAGGAAACTGAACAGACAGTCACTAACAGTTGGATCACAATTCACAACCGTAGCCACTCATTATCTACGAGCGTCGAGCCTTGGTCCTCCGCTCATGCTCTCCCCCACCATTTTGCCCTTTCTGGGTTCTTTCATTGTGATGCTCTTGTTGGTCCTCATCTTCTCCCCCTTCTTCGTCTTCCATATTATTATTGTCCATCAGCTGCTGTTGCTTGAATATTTGGTACTGCTGCCGTTGAGATTCATCCATCAGCAGTGTAAGCCCATATTCCAAACGATCCATTTTTTGATTCATTGTCTGGAATTGGCGATCAAGCTGAACATGCAACTCTTGAAGCAACTCATAAATTCTCGCAGGCATATCAAGCTCGAGAGGCTGAGATGAGGTACCCGTTTGAAACTGAGTCCGCCCAGTTACACAATTTTCCTTCCGTGGTACCCGTGCCGAAGATCTACGCCCTTCACCCATACTTTTGAGTCTTTGAAAGTCACTTGGTAGTCTCCTTTCTTTGCATCGATCTTAAAGCTGGCATGGGGGCACAAGAAGGTTATGCAGATCAAGGAAAATTGTTGCTTAGTTGCCAGTCGAAATACCCAAAAGGTGGAAGATATGTAGTTCTAAACACACAAGTGAATGATTCATTCATCCTTAAAAAGATTCATTCATCTTTAAAAGTAGATCATGGGACTCAATGAATACGAGAAACGGGACAATCAAGCAGGTCATGGGAGTAGATGAATAGGTGAAACGGAACAATCAAGTGCACAAGTAAATGATTGATTCATCCTTATGGGAGTCAACAAGtaaatgaatgattgattcaTTATTATGGGAGTCGACGAATGGGTGAAACGGGGACAATGAAGCGCATAAGTAAATGATCATTCATCCTAAGTAGaccatttttatttattttttatattttatttgaattatatacctaagataaaaataagaaattcgTTTTGTTTGCTTAATTTGAAGAATTCAATCTTTTTTCTAAATAGAGACTTCTTAACTAAGAATTAATTAAGAACCAGAAATATAAGTAAAAAAGGAACTTATGTCACCAAAGAAAATTTCATTCTTATTTCCTTTGATTCCGATAAACTAACTACTCATTTAttgtttttgacaaaaaaaaaaaaaaaaaactactcaTTTATTGCAAATAACAACTAATtgttgaactttttttttttttttttttttgtcaacagagcgggtgtccgggtcaatccgTAAgaggcccgactaatcccactccGACCCAGGAAGAGAGGCCCCTTCCCCCTGAACACGGTAACCACTGGGACTCAATCCCTGGTGGGGAGCTGGACAACGACTTTCAAGGGACTGTAGTGATCAATCGAGCTGCCCAGGAGGGGCTAATTGTTGAACTTAATGCTCTGTTTCATTTTGTTTCAAAGGAACAAAAGCGTGGAACTAAAATAACTCACTAAGAACGCCTTTTTAAAAGATTAGACGGTACGAGTAGGTCAAATAAACCCTTCTAGAATAAATATATTCAACGACTTGTGAATCTTCATGTACTGTTGTTTACTTCGTGAAACTAGGCAATCAAACGGTTGAAATTGATGATGGGTTTGGTGGTACAGGAAAAAGTGTAAGTGAGAAAtttgcttaaaaaataaaaaatggttATGGGGAGTACCAACAGTGGAGCTACTAGCCTTAAGATTGCAACAATTAACTACCGTACACACAAAATGTAAACTCTGCATAAACCGGAATTCCAAATATCTTCAGCCAACAATATAAAGAACAATAATCGAAcagaaatgaaagaaattaaaaaaacttAAAGAATTTAAAGGGCAACCGGAGAACAGAAATTAAAGAGCTCCAATAAGACTGAACGGAGACACCAATTCTAGTACaattaaagaaatttaaaaaaaaaaaaaaaaactccacaCAGCCAAGAGAAGGAGACATGTATTAAAGGGGGAAAGGTGTCGCCATTGTAGTATCAAAAGAATGACGgaaagggggggggggttggTGGAGGAAAGATACCTAAATGGAAGAACGCGCCGCCTACAACCCTAGTGGTAGCCAAGGTCGCTGCTTCACTTGAGATTCTTGACGAGCTCCGCCTGTAATCAGACCACTAGACgattcatttctgaaaagggataatttcacaaacctcccctgaggtttctgacacttgcactgagACCCCTCCAGGTTTTAAAATTTTCACCTAGCTCCCTTGCTTTTCAAATTTGGTAACAATTCAGTCCAATTAGGATTAAAATATTACTATCATGATAGAAATGACATTTATATTCCATGAATATCCTCTTCCTCCCTATATTAGTACAAGATTGCTTGTTAATAAAAAGATAGAGATGATTATaggtattttattctgaataatttaatttatgttaaatacataaatatttgcaaataaattcaaaagccgttacacaaatatttttacgaaaggaaactagcatgttttgtatttaatataaatgaagtatttgaaagtaaaaaaaaaatgtccataacataccagttctttacgagtttcttccattatatgaataaaatactagctatttatgagtattttactttgaataatttaatttatattaaatacataaatgtttataagtgaaattcaaaaagtgttacaccaATATTATTACGAAAGAgaaactagtaggttttgtatttaacataaattaaatacgtgaaagtaaaaaaagaaattacccatttTTTACCAGCTCTTTACGGGTTTCttctattatatgaataaaatactagctatttataggcattttattctgaatcatataatttatgttaaatacataaatgtttgtaagtaaaatttaaaaagtgatatactaatatttttacgaaaggaaaactagtaggttttgtatttaacataaattaaatacgtaaaagtaaaaaaaaagaaaagaaattgcccataacatatcagctctttatgggtttCTTCTATTACACAAACAAAATAATAGCTATTTATGAGCAAAAAGAAAtatcccataaagtaccaatTTTTTATGACCTTTGTCTATTATATGAACCAAGTACCAgatttttatgggcattttattctgaatcatttaatttatgttaaatacataaatatttgcaaataaaattcaaaagccgttacacaaatatttttacgaaaggaaaactagtaagttttgtatttaatataaatgaagtatttgaaagtagaaaaaaaattgtccataacataccagttctttacgagtttcttccattatatgaataaagtactaactatttatgagtattttactttgaatcatttaatttatattaaatacataaatgtttataagtgaaattcaaaaagtgttacactaatattattacGAAAGGAAAATTAGTAGGTTTTTATTAACAAGCAATCTTGTACTAATATAGGGAGGAAGAGGGTATTCATGGAATATAAATGTCATCTTTATCATGATAGTAATATTTTAATCCTAATTGGACTGAATTGTTACCAATTTGAAAAGCAAGGGAGCTaggtgaaatttttaaaacctaGAGGGGTCTTAGTGCAAGTGTCAGAaccctcaggggaggtttgtgaaattatcccttctGAAAATTACAACGCTGATCGGTTCCTCTTCTAAGGTTAGGATATCTAACAGCCGTTGATGGTAGTCATTGAACTGAATGGTAATTGGAATGGACGATTAGGATTATGTCATTTGTTGGTTTCTTTTGGATTATTATCATTTTGTGCCCTAacgttttatttaattttttttaatgttacaCTTTAGTCACTTTGTCTCCAACACTAACAATCAAACGTGATTTAAGTTATTAATTTAAATGAAAAGACATGTTTAATCTTTAACGTTATTATCAATCTATTCCCAAAAATTATGATAACTTTATTATCAGTTTACACTCCAATATTTTCTAGACGCTTTAACCAACCAttcatcttttttatttttttctgcaCCCACCATTCAACTAATTTAAGAtgttgaaatattttaaaacaaTGTATCTTCATCACTTGTATAGTTAAACAATCAAAGCTTTGAAATTGTTATTCtcatttttttgcctttttaatattaagaaaaaaagtcaagagTGTTCCtccctctttttctttcccCTTGTGCTCTTATTTataatagtagtagtagtagtagtactcATAAGAAAGAGAGATAATCAGTAGCAAATTTGCTCTTCAAAAGTagtacaattttttaaaaaagtagcAAAATAGGAAATCAGTAGTAGTAGCAAAATGGGAAATCAGtagtactttttattttttaaaaagtagtagtagtagtagtagcagCAAATCAGTAGCAAAATTCTAACTATCACCCAGGCTATCATCTTATGAGTAATCAGTAGCAAATTTGCTCTTCAAAAGTAGTACATTTTCAGCTCCAGGAAACTTGGATGAATTTTACAAACATGGACTACTGCAGTGCAGACAGAAGACAATATGCAGCTTTTACGCTTAGAATCTTGATCTGTCATGCGGAGAGGAGTAGTCAATATCTGGACCGCAGGCGATGATTCCAGAAGGATTGTTAGATGAAAGACTTCCGTAGCCCTTCTTGATGAAATCCATCTTGACAGTGGAACTGATCCCAGGTAACTGGAAAATGTCCTTGGTGTAATTGAAAAGATTTGGATATTCTCGTATTAGCTTCTTGTTGCACTTGAAGTACACTGCATAAGCCTGTAAAATGCAAGACAATTCAATACCTTCAGAGAAGTGTcaatgaaatttcatttttaaaatggTGTTTGATTCACTGCATTTGGAAGATAATATCCCCAATGCATAAATCTTCCAGTTAAGATGGTTTGAGTCTCCAATGGACTCGCACAAACTGAGGAAGAGGGGATGTGATTATCCAAGATTAGTTTCTGAAAAAAGACACAGGCAAAAACAGCTAATCTTTTGTTTATTGAGTTGTTATACTTCAAACATATAATTTTAGCAGCCTAATCTTCCTTC
Encoded proteins:
- the LOC113783557 gene encoding uncharacterized protein LOC113783557, which codes for MSSRGGDSPPPAGDIGISFPECDRLHRALTDCHRRISAGPPRQAACRHLNHSLAQCLVAVACPNESEAVRNLCSSGGTALKRQQCRQAQQSLAVCLSSHQLQES